A region from the Brassica napus cultivar Da-Ae chromosome C8, Da-Ae, whole genome shotgun sequence genome encodes:
- the LOC125591640 gene encoding protein ROH1-like: MPETDLSFGRSLLSLRRDQVHLMDPTEPMSMEVELDSFQRQVAEKFIDLNASANDDELLSLEWIGKLLDSFLCCQEEFRVIIFNHKSQLLKQPMDRLIEDYFERSVKALDVCNAIRDGIELIGQWQKLIEIVICALDASHGQLGEGEIHRAKKALIDLAIGMLDEKDSSNSLAQRNRSFTRNKDNNQHTGYLRSLSWSVSRSWSAAKQLQGIGNNLATPRASDVIATNGLALTVYTMTSILLFVMWVLVAAIPCQDRGLQVHFYFPRHFQWAVPVMSLHDKIMDESKKRDKKKACGLLKEINLMEKNTRMLSELIDSDNFSLTDDNALKVKERVEELMQVRESMKEGLDPFERKVRDVFHRIVRSRTEALDSLGKVLDEE, from the coding sequence ATGCCAGAGACGGATTTATCGTTTGGAAGGTCATTACTAAGTTTGCGTCGGGACCAAGTGCACTTAATGGACCCAACTGAGCCTATGAGCATGGAGGTGGAGTTAGATTCTTTTCAGAGACAAGTTGCTGAGAAATTTATTGATCTCAACGCCTCTGCGAATGACGATGAGCTCCTCTCACTTGAATGGATAGGAAAACTTCTTGATTCGTTTCTTTGTTGCCAAGAAGAATTTCGGGTTATAATATTCAACCACAAGTCTCAGCTTCTCAAACAGCCAATGGACCGTTTGATAGAAGACTATTTCGAGAGGAGCGTCAAAGCTCTTGATGTTTGCAATGCAATTCGTGATGGGATCGAGCTGATCGGGCAATGGCAAAAACTAATTGAAATCGTAATATGCGCTTTGGACGCGAGCCATGGACAGCTCGGTGAAGGAGAAATCCACCGTGCTAAGAAAGCATTGATTGATTTAGCCATTGGGATGCTAGATGAGAAAGATTCTTCTAACTCGTTAGCCCAGCGTAACCGTTCTTTCACACGTAACAAGGACAACAATCAACACACTGGCTATTTAAGGTCACTGTCTTGGAGCGTGTCACGGTCTTGGTCAGCCGCAAAGCAGTTACAAGGGATAGGAAATAACTTGGCCACACCTCGAGCCAGCGATGTCATTGCTACTAATGGTCTAGCCCTAACGGTCTACACAATGACATCGATATTGTTGTTTGTTATGTGGGTTCTTGTAGCCGCTATACCTTGCCAAGACCGTGGTTTACAAGTGCATTTTTACTTCCCAAGGCATTTCCAATGGGCAGTACCAGTGATGTCCTTGCACGATAAGATCATGGATGAATCAAAGAAAAGAGATAAAAAGAAAGCATGTGGATTGCTTAAAGAGATTAATCTAATGGAGAAAAACACGAGAATGTTAAGTGAACTGATTGATTCAGATAACTTCTCATTAACCGATGATAATGCTTTAAAAGTGAAGGAGAGAGTGGAAGAGTTGATGCAAGTACGTGAATCAATGAAAGAAGGTTTGGATCCATTCGAAAGGAAAGTTAGAGACGTTTTCCACAGGATAGTTCGTAGCCGCACTGAGGCTCTTGATTCCCTTGGAAAGGTTCTTGATGAAGAATAG
- the LOC125591639 gene encoding polypyrimidine tract-binding protein homolog 3-like isoform X2 — protein MGEIRERERNLKINSRDRVKALTTKKASSIYTSLLFSTSRRLLMAESSKVIHVRNVGHEISENDLLQLFQPFGVITKLVMLRAKNQALLQMQDVSSAITALQFFTNVQPTIRGRNVYIQFSSHQELTTAEQNIHGREDEPNRILLVTVHHMLYPITVDVLHQVFSPYGFVEKIVTFQKSAGFQALIQYQAQPCAASARTSLQGRNIYDGCCQLDIQFSNLEELQVNYNNDRSRYSLCCFRFDVILLFMLTDFMCPLNRDYTNPNLPSEQKGRLPHPGYGDAGVAYPQMANTSAIAAAFGCGLPPGITGTNDRCTILVSNLNTDSVDEDKLFNLFSLYGNIVRIKLLRNKPDHALVQMGDGFQAELAVHFLKGAMLFGKRLEVNYSKHPNITPGTDSHDYVNSNLNRFNRNAAKNYRYCCSPTKMIHLSTLPQDVTEEEVVNHVQEHGAILNTKVFEMNGKKQALVQFENEEEAAEALVCKHATSLGGSIIRISFSQLQTI, from the exons ATGGGAgaaataagagagagagagagaaacttaaAGATAAATAGTAGAGATAGGGTTAAAGCATTGACGACGAAAAAGGCTTCTTCGATCTacacttctcttctcttctctaccTCTCGCAG GTTGTTAATGGCGGAATCATCCAAAGTCATTCATGTTCGTAATGTCGGACATGAGATTTCTGAA AATGATTTGCTTCAGCTTTTCCAACCATTTGGTGTCATAACTAAGCTCGTCATGCTCAGGGCAAAGAATCAG GCTCTTCTCCAGATGCAAGATGTTTCTTCAGCAATCACTGCTCTTCAGTTCTTCACTAATGTGCAGCCAACCATAAG AGGTAGGAATGTGTATATCCAATTCTCGTCCCACCAAGAATTGACAACAGCCGAGCAGAATATTCATGGACGTGAAGATGAG CCGAATCGTATTCTCTTGGTCACAGTCCATCACATGCTGTATCCAATTACTGTTGACGTCCTGCATCAAGTTTTTTCTCCCTATGGATTTGTGGAGAAGATCGTCACTTTCCAGAAGTCTGCTG GTTTTCAAGCTCTTATACAGTATCAGGCACAACCGTGTGCTGCCTCTGCTAGGACTTCTCTACAG GGTCGTAACATATATGACGGCTGTTGTCAGTTGGATATCCAGTTCTCAAA CCTTGAGGAGCTGCAAGTAAATTACAACAACGATCGATCTAGGTATTCATTATGCTGTTTCCGGTTTGATGTTATCTTGTTGTTCATGTTAACTGATTTCATGTGTCCTTTGAATAGGGATTATACAAATCCAAACCTGCCATCAGAGCAAAAAGGCCGTTTACCTCAC cCTGGCTACGGTGATGCAGGAG TGGCATATCCTCAG ATGGCAAACACATCTGCGATTGCAGCTGCCTTTGGCTGTGGCTTGCCTCCGGGTATAACTGGCACAAACGATAGGTGTACAATCCTTGTCTCTAATCTTAATACTGAT AGTGTTGATGAGGATAAGCTGTTCAATCTGTTTTCTCTTTACGGGAACATTGTGAGGATAAAGCTTCTTCGTAACAAACCTGACCATGCCCTTGTCCAAATGGGAGATGGTTTCCAGGCTGAGCTTGCAGTACATTTCCTTAAG GGAGCAATGCTGTTTGGTAAGCGGCTAGAGGTAAACTACTCGAAGCATCCAAATATTACACCAGGAACAGACTCGCATGACTATGTAAACTCGAACCTGAACCGCTTCAACCGCAATGCTGCAAAAAACTACCGCTATTGCTGCTCCCCTACCAAGATGATTCACTTGTCCACTCTTCCGCAAGACGTGACAGAGGAAGAAGTGGTGAACCATGTCCAAGAACACGGGGCGATACTGAACACAAAAGTGTTTGAGATGAACGGGAAAAAGCAAGCTCTGGTGCAGTTTGAGAACGAGGAGGAAGCTGCGGAAGCACTGGTTTGCAAGCACGCGACCTCTCTAGGCGGATCAATTATCAGAATCTCCTTCTCTCAGCTACAGACAATTTAA
- the LOC125591639 gene encoding polypyrimidine tract-binding protein homolog 3-like isoform X4 — protein MAESSKVIHVRNVGHEISENDLLQLFQPFGVITKLVMLRAKNQALLQMQDVSSAITALQFFTNVQPTIRGRNVYIQFSSHQELTTAEQNIHGREDEPNRILLVTVHHMLYPITVDVLHQVFSPYGFVEKIVTFQKSAGFQALIQYQAQPCAASARTSLQGRNIYDGCCQLDIQFSKYALPLAYILHFIVTFLVSRVVVSIDCSFIFSLEELQVNYNNDRSRDYTNPNLPSEQKGRLPHPGYGDAGVAYPQMANTSAIAAAFGCGLPPGITGTNDRCTILVSNLNTDSVDEDKLFNLFSLYGNIVRIKLLRNKPDHALVQMGDGFQAELAVHFLKGAMLFGKRLEVNYSKHPNITPGTDSHDYVNSNLNRFNRNAAKNYRYCCSPTKMIHLSTLPQDVTEEEVVNHVQEHGAILNTKVFEMNGKKQALVQFENEEEAAEALVCKHATSLGGSIIRISFSQLQTI, from the exons ATGGCGGAATCATCCAAAGTCATTCATGTTCGTAATGTCGGACATGAGATTTCTGAA AATGATTTGCTTCAGCTTTTCCAACCATTTGGTGTCATAACTAAGCTCGTCATGCTCAGGGCAAAGAATCAG GCTCTTCTCCAGATGCAAGATGTTTCTTCAGCAATCACTGCTCTTCAGTTCTTCACTAATGTGCAGCCAACCATAAG AGGTAGGAATGTGTATATCCAATTCTCGTCCCACCAAGAATTGACAACAGCCGAGCAGAATATTCATGGACGTGAAGATGAG CCGAATCGTATTCTCTTGGTCACAGTCCATCACATGCTGTATCCAATTACTGTTGACGTCCTGCATCAAGTTTTTTCTCCCTATGGATTTGTGGAGAAGATCGTCACTTTCCAGAAGTCTGCTG GTTTTCAAGCTCTTATACAGTATCAGGCACAACCGTGTGCTGCCTCTGCTAGGACTTCTCTACAG GGTCGTAACATATATGACGGCTGTTGTCAGTTGGATATCCAGTTCTCAAAGTATGCTCTGCCTCTTGCTTACATATTGCATTTCATTGTTACATTTTTAGTCTCTAGGGTTGTCGTGAGTATTGACTGCTCTTTCATTTTCAGCCTTGAGGAGCTGCAAGTAAATTACAACAACGATCGATCTAG GGATTATACAAATCCAAACCTGCCATCAGAGCAAAAAGGCCGTTTACCTCAC cCTGGCTACGGTGATGCAGGAG TGGCATATCCTCAG ATGGCAAACACATCTGCGATTGCAGCTGCCTTTGGCTGTGGCTTGCCTCCGGGTATAACTGGCACAAACGATAGGTGTACAATCCTTGTCTCTAATCTTAATACTGAT AGTGTTGATGAGGATAAGCTGTTCAATCTGTTTTCTCTTTACGGGAACATTGTGAGGATAAAGCTTCTTCGTAACAAACCTGACCATGCCCTTGTCCAAATGGGAGATGGTTTCCAGGCTGAGCTTGCAGTACATTTCCTTAAG GGAGCAATGCTGTTTGGTAAGCGGCTAGAGGTAAACTACTCGAAGCATCCAAATATTACACCAGGAACAGACTCGCATGACTATGTAAACTCGAACCTGAACCGCTTCAACCGCAATGCTGCAAAAAACTACCGCTATTGCTGCTCCCCTACCAAGATGATTCACTTGTCCACTCTTCCGCAAGACGTGACAGAGGAAGAAGTGGTGAACCATGTCCAAGAACACGGGGCGATACTGAACACAAAAGTGTTTGAGATGAACGGGAAAAAGCAAGCTCTGGTGCAGTTTGAGAACGAGGAGGAAGCTGCGGAAGCACTGGTTTGCAAGCACGCGACCTCTCTAGGCGGATCAATTATCAGAATCTCCTTCTCTCAGCTACAGACAATTTAA
- the LOC125591639 gene encoding polypyrimidine tract-binding protein homolog 3-like isoform X6, which produces MAESSKVIHVRNVGHEISENDLLQLFQPFGVITKLVMLRAKNQALLQMQDVSSAITALQFFTNVQPTIRGRNVYIQFSSHQELTTAEQNIHGREDEPNRILLVTVHHMLYPITVDVLHQVFSPYGFVEKIVTFQKSAGFQALIQYQAQPCAASARTSLQGRNIYDGCCQLDIQFSNLEELQVNYNNDRSRDYTNPNLPSEQKGRLPHPGYGDAGVAYPQMANTSAIAAAFGCGLPPGITGTNDRCTILVSNLNTDSVDEDKLFNLFSLYGNIVRIKLLRNKPDHALVQMGDGFQAELAVHFLKGAMLFGKRLEVNYSKHPNITPGTDSHDYVNSNLNRFNRNAAKNYRYCCSPTKMIHLSTLPQDVTEEEVVNHVQEHGAILNTKVFEMNGKKQALVQFENEEEAAEALVCKHATSLGGSIIRISFSQLQTI; this is translated from the exons ATGGCGGAATCATCCAAAGTCATTCATGTTCGTAATGTCGGACATGAGATTTCTGAA AATGATTTGCTTCAGCTTTTCCAACCATTTGGTGTCATAACTAAGCTCGTCATGCTCAGGGCAAAGAATCAG GCTCTTCTCCAGATGCAAGATGTTTCTTCAGCAATCACTGCTCTTCAGTTCTTCACTAATGTGCAGCCAACCATAAG AGGTAGGAATGTGTATATCCAATTCTCGTCCCACCAAGAATTGACAACAGCCGAGCAGAATATTCATGGACGTGAAGATGAG CCGAATCGTATTCTCTTGGTCACAGTCCATCACATGCTGTATCCAATTACTGTTGACGTCCTGCATCAAGTTTTTTCTCCCTATGGATTTGTGGAGAAGATCGTCACTTTCCAGAAGTCTGCTG GTTTTCAAGCTCTTATACAGTATCAGGCACAACCGTGTGCTGCCTCTGCTAGGACTTCTCTACAG GGTCGTAACATATATGACGGCTGTTGTCAGTTGGATATCCAGTTCTCAAA CCTTGAGGAGCTGCAAGTAAATTACAACAACGATCGATCTAG GGATTATACAAATCCAAACCTGCCATCAGAGCAAAAAGGCCGTTTACCTCAC cCTGGCTACGGTGATGCAGGAG TGGCATATCCTCAG ATGGCAAACACATCTGCGATTGCAGCTGCCTTTGGCTGTGGCTTGCCTCCGGGTATAACTGGCACAAACGATAGGTGTACAATCCTTGTCTCTAATCTTAATACTGAT AGTGTTGATGAGGATAAGCTGTTCAATCTGTTTTCTCTTTACGGGAACATTGTGAGGATAAAGCTTCTTCGTAACAAACCTGACCATGCCCTTGTCCAAATGGGAGATGGTTTCCAGGCTGAGCTTGCAGTACATTTCCTTAAG GGAGCAATGCTGTTTGGTAAGCGGCTAGAGGTAAACTACTCGAAGCATCCAAATATTACACCAGGAACAGACTCGCATGACTATGTAAACTCGAACCTGAACCGCTTCAACCGCAATGCTGCAAAAAACTACCGCTATTGCTGCTCCCCTACCAAGATGATTCACTTGTCCACTCTTCCGCAAGACGTGACAGAGGAAGAAGTGGTGAACCATGTCCAAGAACACGGGGCGATACTGAACACAAAAGTGTTTGAGATGAACGGGAAAAAGCAAGCTCTGGTGCAGTTTGAGAACGAGGAGGAAGCTGCGGAAGCACTGGTTTGCAAGCACGCGACCTCTCTAGGCGGATCAATTATCAGAATCTCCTTCTCTCAGCTACAGACAATTTAA
- the LOC125591639 gene encoding polypyrimidine tract-binding protein homolog 3-like isoform X3, with amino-acid sequence MGEIRERERNLKINSRDRVKALTTKKASSIYTSLLFSTSRRLLMAESSKVIHVRNVGHEISENDLLQLFQPFGVITKLVMLRAKNQALLQMQDVSSAITALQFFTNVQPTIRGRNVYIQFSSHQELTTAEQNIHGREDEPNRILLVTVHHMLYPITVDVLHQVFSPYGFVEKIVTFQKSAGFQALIQYQAQPCAASARTSLQGRNIYDGCCQLDIQFSNLEELQVNYNNDRSRDYTNPNLPSEQKGRLPHPGYGDAGVAYPQMANTSAIAAAFGCGLPPGITGTNDRCTILVSNLNTDSVDEDKLFNLFSLYGNIVRIKLLRNKPDHALVQMGDGFQAELAVHFLKGAMLFGKRLEVNYSKHPNITPGTDSHDYVNSNLNRFNRNAAKNYRYCCSPTKMIHLSTLPQDVTEEEVVNHVQEHGAILNTKVFEMNGKKQALVQFENEEEAAEALVCKHATSLGGSIIRISFSQLQTI; translated from the exons ATGGGAgaaataagagagagagagagaaacttaaAGATAAATAGTAGAGATAGGGTTAAAGCATTGACGACGAAAAAGGCTTCTTCGATCTacacttctcttctcttctctaccTCTCGCAG GTTGTTAATGGCGGAATCATCCAAAGTCATTCATGTTCGTAATGTCGGACATGAGATTTCTGAA AATGATTTGCTTCAGCTTTTCCAACCATTTGGTGTCATAACTAAGCTCGTCATGCTCAGGGCAAAGAATCAG GCTCTTCTCCAGATGCAAGATGTTTCTTCAGCAATCACTGCTCTTCAGTTCTTCACTAATGTGCAGCCAACCATAAG AGGTAGGAATGTGTATATCCAATTCTCGTCCCACCAAGAATTGACAACAGCCGAGCAGAATATTCATGGACGTGAAGATGAG CCGAATCGTATTCTCTTGGTCACAGTCCATCACATGCTGTATCCAATTACTGTTGACGTCCTGCATCAAGTTTTTTCTCCCTATGGATTTGTGGAGAAGATCGTCACTTTCCAGAAGTCTGCTG GTTTTCAAGCTCTTATACAGTATCAGGCACAACCGTGTGCTGCCTCTGCTAGGACTTCTCTACAG GGTCGTAACATATATGACGGCTGTTGTCAGTTGGATATCCAGTTCTCAAA CCTTGAGGAGCTGCAAGTAAATTACAACAACGATCGATCTAG GGATTATACAAATCCAAACCTGCCATCAGAGCAAAAAGGCCGTTTACCTCAC cCTGGCTACGGTGATGCAGGAG TGGCATATCCTCAG ATGGCAAACACATCTGCGATTGCAGCTGCCTTTGGCTGTGGCTTGCCTCCGGGTATAACTGGCACAAACGATAGGTGTACAATCCTTGTCTCTAATCTTAATACTGAT AGTGTTGATGAGGATAAGCTGTTCAATCTGTTTTCTCTTTACGGGAACATTGTGAGGATAAAGCTTCTTCGTAACAAACCTGACCATGCCCTTGTCCAAATGGGAGATGGTTTCCAGGCTGAGCTTGCAGTACATTTCCTTAAG GGAGCAATGCTGTTTGGTAAGCGGCTAGAGGTAAACTACTCGAAGCATCCAAATATTACACCAGGAACAGACTCGCATGACTATGTAAACTCGAACCTGAACCGCTTCAACCGCAATGCTGCAAAAAACTACCGCTATTGCTGCTCCCCTACCAAGATGATTCACTTGTCCACTCTTCCGCAAGACGTGACAGAGGAAGAAGTGGTGAACCATGTCCAAGAACACGGGGCGATACTGAACACAAAAGTGTTTGAGATGAACGGGAAAAAGCAAGCTCTGGTGCAGTTTGAGAACGAGGAGGAAGCTGCGGAAGCACTGGTTTGCAAGCACGCGACCTCTCTAGGCGGATCAATTATCAGAATCTCCTTCTCTCAGCTACAGACAATTTAA
- the LOC125591639 gene encoding polypyrimidine tract-binding protein homolog 3-like isoform X5, with amino-acid sequence MAESSKVIHVRNVGHEISENDLLQLFQPFGVITKLVMLRAKNQALLQMQDVSSAITALQFFTNVQPTIRGRNVYIQFSSHQELTTAEQNIHGREDEPNRILLVTVHHMLYPITVDVLHQVFSPYGFVEKIVTFQKSAGFQALIQYQAQPCAASARTSLQGRNIYDGCCQLDIQFSNLEELQVNYNNDRSRYSLCCFRFDVILLFMLTDFMCPLNRDYTNPNLPSEQKGRLPHPGYGDAGVAYPQMANTSAIAAAFGCGLPPGITGTNDRCTILVSNLNTDSVDEDKLFNLFSLYGNIVRIKLLRNKPDHALVQMGDGFQAELAVHFLKGAMLFGKRLEVNYSKHPNITPGTDSHDYVNSNLNRFNRNAAKNYRYCCSPTKMIHLSTLPQDVTEEEVVNHVQEHGAILNTKVFEMNGKKQALVQFENEEEAAEALVCKHATSLGGSIIRISFSQLQTI; translated from the exons ATGGCGGAATCATCCAAAGTCATTCATGTTCGTAATGTCGGACATGAGATTTCTGAA AATGATTTGCTTCAGCTTTTCCAACCATTTGGTGTCATAACTAAGCTCGTCATGCTCAGGGCAAAGAATCAG GCTCTTCTCCAGATGCAAGATGTTTCTTCAGCAATCACTGCTCTTCAGTTCTTCACTAATGTGCAGCCAACCATAAG AGGTAGGAATGTGTATATCCAATTCTCGTCCCACCAAGAATTGACAACAGCCGAGCAGAATATTCATGGACGTGAAGATGAG CCGAATCGTATTCTCTTGGTCACAGTCCATCACATGCTGTATCCAATTACTGTTGACGTCCTGCATCAAGTTTTTTCTCCCTATGGATTTGTGGAGAAGATCGTCACTTTCCAGAAGTCTGCTG GTTTTCAAGCTCTTATACAGTATCAGGCACAACCGTGTGCTGCCTCTGCTAGGACTTCTCTACAG GGTCGTAACATATATGACGGCTGTTGTCAGTTGGATATCCAGTTCTCAAA CCTTGAGGAGCTGCAAGTAAATTACAACAACGATCGATCTAGGTATTCATTATGCTGTTTCCGGTTTGATGTTATCTTGTTGTTCATGTTAACTGATTTCATGTGTCCTTTGAATAGGGATTATACAAATCCAAACCTGCCATCAGAGCAAAAAGGCCGTTTACCTCAC cCTGGCTACGGTGATGCAGGAG TGGCATATCCTCAG ATGGCAAACACATCTGCGATTGCAGCTGCCTTTGGCTGTGGCTTGCCTCCGGGTATAACTGGCACAAACGATAGGTGTACAATCCTTGTCTCTAATCTTAATACTGAT AGTGTTGATGAGGATAAGCTGTTCAATCTGTTTTCTCTTTACGGGAACATTGTGAGGATAAAGCTTCTTCGTAACAAACCTGACCATGCCCTTGTCCAAATGGGAGATGGTTTCCAGGCTGAGCTTGCAGTACATTTCCTTAAG GGAGCAATGCTGTTTGGTAAGCGGCTAGAGGTAAACTACTCGAAGCATCCAAATATTACACCAGGAACAGACTCGCATGACTATGTAAACTCGAACCTGAACCGCTTCAACCGCAATGCTGCAAAAAACTACCGCTATTGCTGCTCCCCTACCAAGATGATTCACTTGTCCACTCTTCCGCAAGACGTGACAGAGGAAGAAGTGGTGAACCATGTCCAAGAACACGGGGCGATACTGAACACAAAAGTGTTTGAGATGAACGGGAAAAAGCAAGCTCTGGTGCAGTTTGAGAACGAGGAGGAAGCTGCGGAAGCACTGGTTTGCAAGCACGCGACCTCTCTAGGCGGATCAATTATCAGAATCTCCTTCTCTCAGCTACAGACAATTTAA
- the LOC125591639 gene encoding polypyrimidine tract-binding protein homolog 3-like isoform X1, with protein MGEIRERERNLKINSRDRVKALTTKKASSIYTSLLFSTSRRLLMAESSKVIHVRNVGHEISENDLLQLFQPFGVITKLVMLRAKNQALLQMQDVSSAITALQFFTNVQPTIRGRNVYIQFSSHQELTTAEQNIHGREDEPNRILLVTVHHMLYPITVDVLHQVFSPYGFVEKIVTFQKSAGFQALIQYQAQPCAASARTSLQGRNIYDGCCQLDIQFSKYALPLAYILHFIVTFLVSRVVVSIDCSFIFSLEELQVNYNNDRSRDYTNPNLPSEQKGRLPHPGYGDAGVAYPQMANTSAIAAAFGCGLPPGITGTNDRCTILVSNLNTDSVDEDKLFNLFSLYGNIVRIKLLRNKPDHALVQMGDGFQAELAVHFLKGAMLFGKRLEVNYSKHPNITPGTDSHDYVNSNLNRFNRNAAKNYRYCCSPTKMIHLSTLPQDVTEEEVVNHVQEHGAILNTKVFEMNGKKQALVQFENEEEAAEALVCKHATSLGGSIIRISFSQLQTI; from the exons ATGGGAgaaataagagagagagagagaaacttaaAGATAAATAGTAGAGATAGGGTTAAAGCATTGACGACGAAAAAGGCTTCTTCGATCTacacttctcttctcttctctaccTCTCGCAG GTTGTTAATGGCGGAATCATCCAAAGTCATTCATGTTCGTAATGTCGGACATGAGATTTCTGAA AATGATTTGCTTCAGCTTTTCCAACCATTTGGTGTCATAACTAAGCTCGTCATGCTCAGGGCAAAGAATCAG GCTCTTCTCCAGATGCAAGATGTTTCTTCAGCAATCACTGCTCTTCAGTTCTTCACTAATGTGCAGCCAACCATAAG AGGTAGGAATGTGTATATCCAATTCTCGTCCCACCAAGAATTGACAACAGCCGAGCAGAATATTCATGGACGTGAAGATGAG CCGAATCGTATTCTCTTGGTCACAGTCCATCACATGCTGTATCCAATTACTGTTGACGTCCTGCATCAAGTTTTTTCTCCCTATGGATTTGTGGAGAAGATCGTCACTTTCCAGAAGTCTGCTG GTTTTCAAGCTCTTATACAGTATCAGGCACAACCGTGTGCTGCCTCTGCTAGGACTTCTCTACAG GGTCGTAACATATATGACGGCTGTTGTCAGTTGGATATCCAGTTCTCAAAGTATGCTCTGCCTCTTGCTTACATATTGCATTTCATTGTTACATTTTTAGTCTCTAGGGTTGTCGTGAGTATTGACTGCTCTTTCATTTTCAGCCTTGAGGAGCTGCAAGTAAATTACAACAACGATCGATCTAG GGATTATACAAATCCAAACCTGCCATCAGAGCAAAAAGGCCGTTTACCTCAC cCTGGCTACGGTGATGCAGGAG TGGCATATCCTCAG ATGGCAAACACATCTGCGATTGCAGCTGCCTTTGGCTGTGGCTTGCCTCCGGGTATAACTGGCACAAACGATAGGTGTACAATCCTTGTCTCTAATCTTAATACTGAT AGTGTTGATGAGGATAAGCTGTTCAATCTGTTTTCTCTTTACGGGAACATTGTGAGGATAAAGCTTCTTCGTAACAAACCTGACCATGCCCTTGTCCAAATGGGAGATGGTTTCCAGGCTGAGCTTGCAGTACATTTCCTTAAG GGAGCAATGCTGTTTGGTAAGCGGCTAGAGGTAAACTACTCGAAGCATCCAAATATTACACCAGGAACAGACTCGCATGACTATGTAAACTCGAACCTGAACCGCTTCAACCGCAATGCTGCAAAAAACTACCGCTATTGCTGCTCCCCTACCAAGATGATTCACTTGTCCACTCTTCCGCAAGACGTGACAGAGGAAGAAGTGGTGAACCATGTCCAAGAACACGGGGCGATACTGAACACAAAAGTGTTTGAGATGAACGGGAAAAAGCAAGCTCTGGTGCAGTTTGAGAACGAGGAGGAAGCTGCGGAAGCACTGGTTTGCAAGCACGCGACCTCTCTAGGCGGATCAATTATCAGAATCTCCTTCTCTCAGCTACAGACAATTTAA